The nucleotide sequence GGGCGCCTTCACCGGCCTGCGCATCGCGCTGGCGGCGGCGCGCGGCATCGCGCTGGCCCACGACCTGCCGGTGATCGGCATCACCACCTTCGACGCCATCGCCCACGGGCTGGCGGCGGAGGAGCGGGCCGGCCGGCCCGTCCTCGTCGCGGTCGACAGCCGGCGGGCGGAGCCTTTCCTGCAGATGTTCGACGCCGCCCTGCAGCCGGTCGGCGATCCGGCGATGCCCGCCCCGGCGGAGATCGCCGGCTGGCTGGCCGCCCTCCATCCGGACGGTCCGCTGCTCGTCGCCGGGGACGGCGCGGCGATCCTGCGGCCGCTGCTGGACGGGCGGCCCGACACCGCCTTCGCCGCCGGCAGCGGGATGCCCGACGCGGCGGTGGTCGCGGCGCTGGGCGCCGCGCGGCCGGCCGGGCTGCCGGCCGAGCCCTTCTACCTGCGCCCGCCCGACGTCACCCTGCCGAAGGGGGCCGCCGGCGCGGTCGGAACCGGCGGATGAGCGGAGCGGTCACCCTGCAGCCGGCCGGCCCGCTGGAGGCGGGGGTCATCGCCGCCCTGCA is from Azospirillum thermophilum and encodes:
- the tsaB gene encoding tRNA (adenosine(37)-N6)-threonylcarbamoyltransferase complex dimerization subunit type 1 TsaB, with the protein product MKVLGLDTATAGCSAALWDDARPGGPVAARRSEPMARGQAEVLVPMAQAVLADAGVDFADLDRIAVTVGPGAFTGLRIALAAARGIALAHDLPVIGITTFDAIAHGLAAEERAGRPVLVAVDSRRAEPFLQMFDAALQPVGDPAMPAPAEIAGWLAALHPDGPLLVAGDGAAILRPLLDGRPDTAFAAGSGMPDAAVVAALGAARPAGLPAEPFYLRPPDVTLPKGAAGAVGTGG